A genome region from Streptomyces xanthophaeus includes the following:
- a CDS encoding peptidoglycan-binding domain-containing protein: MRQDFDESGIVPDDHLLVRPYVAPSGPPPRSTAPAWPQSGPLAFPGPAHVRESEAPAAVPAAVPGPGSVPRPTAARGRRSRLPFAVLTLLSLAAVGALVILLGGPDVQPPRAGAPAELSVPMLRGRSPNSGAEAGVSGPTPSAPSPAASTSPTPSRAPSASASQGSKPPSSSSASAPVPPSSSATLRMGDTGPEVRALQELLYGQGFTYVSVTGVYDSQTKRGVGQLQRDRSIKGDSPGVYGPATQAAMR; this comes from the coding sequence ATGCGCCAGGACTTTGATGAGAGCGGGATCGTCCCCGACGACCACCTGCTCGTACGCCCCTACGTCGCCCCCTCGGGCCCACCGCCCCGGTCGACCGCCCCCGCCTGGCCGCAGTCCGGCCCCCTCGCCTTCCCCGGCCCGGCACACGTCCGGGAATCCGAGGCCCCGGCAGCCGTTCCCGCGGCCGTTCCCGGTCCCGGGTCCGTTCCCCGCCCGACTGCTGCCCGTGGTCGGCGTAGCCGGCTTCCGTTCGCCGTCCTCACCCTGCTGTCGCTCGCCGCGGTGGGCGCCTTGGTGATCCTGCTGGGCGGCCCCGACGTGCAGCCGCCTCGGGCCGGGGCGCCCGCCGAGCTGTCCGTACCGATGCTTCGGGGGCGCAGCCCGAACTCCGGCGCCGAGGCCGGCGTATCCGGGCCGACCCCGTCCGCACCGTCCCCCGCCGCCTCCACCTCTCCCACGCCGTCCCGAGCGCCGAGTGCGTCCGCGAGTCAGGGCTCGAAACCGCCGTCCTCGTCCAGCGCCTCGGCCCCCGTCCCGCCGAGTTCCTCCGCAACGCTGCGGATGGGGGACACCGGCCCCGAGGTGCGCGCCCTGCAGGAGCTGTTGTACGGGCAAGGGTTCACGTACGTCTCCGTCACCGGGGTCTACGACAGTCAGACCAAGCGCGGTGTCGGCCAGTTGCAGCGCGACCGCTCCATCAAGGGCGACTCCCCGGGCGTCTACGGCCCGGCCACCCAGGCGGCGATGCGCTGA
- a CDS encoding SDR family NAD(P)-dependent oxidoreductase, with the protein MSARPVTVVTGGSRGIGAATCLRLATAGHDLALGYTRDAAAAEAVAERVRAAGARCVTVRGDISEECAVERLFDIAGAELGRVTGLVNNAGVTGPLGRLTDARTEDLRRVVEVNLLGYLLCCRRAARDMTEADGGAIVNVSSTAATLGSPGEYVHYAATKAAVDALTVGLAKELGPDGIRVNAVAPGVIETDMHAAMGDPDRPAKAAAGIPLGRPGLPDEIAGAIAWLLSADASYTTGTVLRVSGGR; encoded by the coding sequence ATGTCAGCTCGTCCGGTCACCGTCGTCACGGGTGGCAGCAGGGGCATCGGTGCCGCGACCTGTCTGCGGCTGGCCACCGCCGGACATGACCTGGCGCTCGGTTACACCCGCGACGCGGCGGCCGCCGAGGCCGTCGCCGAGCGGGTACGGGCCGCCGGGGCCCGCTGTGTGACCGTGCGCGGTGACATCTCCGAAGAGTGCGCCGTCGAGCGGCTCTTCGACATCGCCGGCGCCGAACTCGGCAGGGTGACGGGGCTGGTGAACAACGCCGGAGTGACGGGCCCGCTGGGCCGGCTCACCGATGCCCGCACCGAGGACCTGCGGCGGGTCGTGGAGGTGAACCTCCTCGGGTACCTGCTGTGCTGCCGCCGGGCCGCCCGGGACATGACGGAGGCCGACGGCGGGGCGATCGTGAACGTCTCCTCCACCGCCGCCACCCTCGGCAGCCCCGGGGAGTACGTGCACTACGCGGCGACCAAGGCGGCCGTCGACGCGCTCACCGTGGGGCTCGCCAAGGAGCTGGGCCCTGACGGGATCCGGGTCAACGCCGTGGCGCCGGGCGTCATCGAGACGGACATGCACGCGGCGATGGGCGATCCCGACCGTCCGGCGAAGGCCGCGGCCGGGATCCCGCTCGGCCGGCCCGGCCTGCCCGACGAGATCGCCGGGGCGATCGCCTGGCTGCTCTCCGCGGACGCCTCGTACACGACGGGCACCGTGCTGCGGGTCTCCGGCGGCCGCTGA
- a CDS encoding NADP-dependent oxidoreductase — MRAMAYETYGGTEVLSETRLPMPKVGPGEVLVRVRCAAVNPVDWKIMAGGLDPLMDAVFPVVPGWDVSGTVERVGIDTPEYAEGDEVIAYARKDYVHGGTFAEFVTVPVRALAHKPASLDWAEAAGLPLAGLTAYQLLTRLGTGKDDTVLIHGAAGGVGSFGVQIARALGARVIGTASPRNHDRVRELGAEPIEYGDGLAARVRALVPDGPTVVADFVGGVGAVTREVLHDDGRHASIADPSVLGAGGEWMWVRPVGSDLAELGRLADSGKLKVPVARTFPLGELAAAFELSQGGHTAGKIIIEI, encoded by the coding sequence ATGCGGGCGATGGCGTACGAGACGTACGGCGGGACGGAGGTGCTCTCCGAGACCCGGCTGCCGATGCCCAAGGTCGGACCCGGTGAGGTCCTCGTCAGGGTCAGGTGCGCCGCCGTGAACCCCGTCGACTGGAAGATCATGGCGGGCGGGCTGGACCCCCTGATGGATGCCGTCTTCCCGGTGGTCCCCGGCTGGGACGTGTCCGGCACCGTCGAGCGGGTCGGCATCGACACCCCCGAATACGCCGAGGGCGACGAGGTCATCGCGTACGCCCGCAAGGACTACGTGCACGGCGGGACCTTCGCCGAGTTCGTCACCGTGCCCGTCCGCGCCCTCGCGCACAAGCCCGCCTCGCTCGACTGGGCCGAGGCCGCCGGACTCCCGCTCGCCGGGCTCACCGCCTACCAGCTCCTCACCCGCCTCGGCACCGGCAAGGACGACACCGTCCTCATCCACGGCGCGGCGGGCGGGGTCGGCTCCTTCGGCGTGCAGATCGCCCGCGCCCTGGGCGCCCGGGTCATCGGCACCGCCTCCCCGCGCAACCACGACCGGGTACGCGAGCTCGGCGCCGAACCCATCGAGTACGGGGACGGACTCGCCGCGCGCGTACGGGCCCTCGTACCCGACGGGCCCACGGTCGTCGCCGACTTCGTCGGCGGCGTCGGCGCCGTCACCCGGGAGGTGCTCCACGACGACGGCCGGCACGCCTCCATCGCCGACCCGAGTGTGCTCGGGGCGGGCGGCGAGTGGATGTGGGTCCGTCCGGTCGGCAGCGATCTGGCCGAACTGGGACGGCTCGCCGACAGCGGAAAGCTGAAGGTGCCGGTCGCCAGGACCTTCCCGCTGGGCGAGCTGGCGGCCGCCTTCGAGCTGAGCCAGGGCGGGCACACGGCTGGGAAGATCATCATCGAGATCTGA
- a CDS encoding poly(A) polymerase yields MRTSEELYHQVRWDSRFDPARFVLGLLQRGAAPKRVPLPSFVPGGDIPWHRVLFVEADGELVWDRATGVDRIDVTAAGRVRDPRLLRAPFFTARTPHAWDPAGGGAWRPAEPVPGGGTAAALPSVRLLTWNTLWDRYDAPRISTARRRPLLLADLAAADADVIALQEVEPELLGMLLAAPWVRDSYTLGTDPGGRDVAECGLLVLSRLPVREAGMRLLRPHKAVTAVTVDTAAGPLVVANTHLTSDHTENGDVRRVAELTRLAEGLGGIEAGVALLGDFNDGRHGVEGPAAALGMRDAWSDVHGAADDTPTFDPVANPLAAVGSLSGRSARLDRILLRSTTARVARAALRGDSPAPEGLFISDHFGVEATVEFGERGGAPARLGVPATARTAVAWLPPPLPEAVRELRRDLDPQAGRWPAHVNLLFGFVPESSFAEAVPLLAEVAAATGPFPVRLEGVHSFGHREDATVWLDPAAAGEAPWQELRRALAERFPGCRGRTGDRHGYTPHLTLGRSQDPQRAVASFAARLGGPLAARVGELAVLSRRGDGPMRVRATVALGTGEVRWEPETEPETGTADRTRPGPGPVIREEDAESVTARVRAALGDAQVHLAGSRRMGCALPGSDLDLVAVLPGPADVALVRDRVAAALPEAGRLREVAGARVPGLRFRVGGLSVDLVTVATDGPDPAHAVARRAELGEAAALALSAVGDAEAVRERVGADRNAAFAGLARQVKAWARARGLDSAPFGGLPGLAWAVLAARTVEEAGALPPDALLREFFGRWAAWDWRVPVSLSAAGPGEVAEGPDAVTVLTPSEPVRSCTAQVGPGLRDLLVQELYAAWEVLESGPADRGWAPGPPPLHRRHAAWALVTVRTASEGEFEETLGRVRGRLRALLGALEEAGVTDAHAWPRPFASGPALARYAIGLGAAPPDAARLAALAGPWRTGLPGVEVSWAAGGEVPDLV; encoded by the coding sequence ATGCGTACCAGCGAGGAGCTCTACCACCAGGTCCGCTGGGACTCCCGGTTCGATCCGGCGCGGTTCGTGCTCGGACTGCTCCAGCGCGGGGCCGCACCGAAGCGGGTCCCGCTGCCCTCCTTCGTGCCCGGCGGCGACATCCCCTGGCACCGGGTGCTGTTCGTCGAGGCGGACGGTGAGCTGGTGTGGGACCGCGCCACGGGCGTGGACCGCATCGATGTCACCGCGGCGGGCCGGGTCCGCGATCCGCGGCTGCTGCGGGCCCCGTTCTTCACCGCCCGGACCCCGCACGCGTGGGACCCGGCGGGCGGCGGCGCCTGGCGGCCCGCCGAGCCGGTGCCCGGGGGCGGGACGGCCGCAGCCCTGCCCTCGGTGCGGCTGCTGACCTGGAACACGCTCTGGGACCGGTACGACGCACCGCGCATCTCCACCGCCCGGCGCAGGCCGCTGCTGCTGGCCGATCTCGCGGCCGCCGACGCCGATGTCATCGCGCTGCAGGAGGTCGAACCCGAACTGCTCGGCATGCTGCTGGCGGCGCCGTGGGTGCGGGACTCGTACACCCTCGGTACGGATCCGGGCGGCCGGGACGTCGCCGAGTGCGGGCTGCTGGTGCTCAGCCGGCTTCCGGTGCGGGAGGCGGGGATGCGCCTGCTCCGCCCGCACAAGGCGGTCACCGCCGTCACGGTGGACACCGCGGCCGGCCCCCTGGTCGTCGCGAACACCCACCTGACCAGCGACCACACCGAGAACGGCGACGTCCGGCGGGTCGCCGAACTGACCCGGCTCGCCGAGGGCCTGGGCGGCATCGAGGCCGGGGTGGCGCTGCTGGGCGACTTCAACGACGGCCGCCACGGCGTCGAAGGTCCCGCGGCCGCGCTCGGCATGCGGGACGCCTGGAGCGACGTGCACGGGGCGGCGGACGACACACCGACCTTTGACCCGGTGGCCAACCCGCTGGCCGCGGTGGGCTCCCTGTCGGGCCGGTCGGCCCGGCTGGACCGGATCCTGCTGCGGTCCACGACGGCGCGGGTGGCCCGGGCCGCACTGCGCGGCGACTCCCCGGCCCCGGAGGGGCTGTTCATCTCCGACCACTTCGGTGTGGAGGCGACGGTGGAGTTCGGGGAACGGGGCGGCGCGCCCGCGCGCCTCGGCGTACCGGCGACGGCGCGGACGGCGGTGGCATGGCTTCCGCCGCCCCTGCCGGAGGCGGTACGGGAGCTGCGCCGCGACCTGGACCCGCAGGCCGGGCGCTGGCCCGCGCACGTGAACCTGCTCTTCGGCTTCGTGCCGGAGTCCTCCTTCGCCGAGGCGGTGCCGCTCCTGGCGGAAGTGGCCGCCGCGACCGGACCGTTCCCCGTCCGGCTGGAGGGTGTGCACAGCTTCGGGCACCGTGAGGACGCCACCGTCTGGCTGGACCCGGCGGCGGCCGGTGAGGCGCCGTGGCAGGAGCTCCGACGCGCGCTGGCGGAGCGGTTCCCGGGCTGCCGGGGGCGTACGGGTGACCGACACGGCTACACACCGCACCTGACGCTGGGGCGCAGTCAGGACCCGCAGCGTGCGGTCGCGTCCTTCGCGGCGCGGCTCGGCGGACCGCTGGCCGCGCGGGTCGGGGAACTGGCCGTGCTCTCGCGGCGCGGTGACGGACCGATGCGGGTCCGGGCGACGGTGGCGCTGGGGACGGGCGAGGTCCGCTGGGAACCGGAGACGGAGCCGGAGACAGGGACGGCGGACCGAACCCGGCCCGGGCCGGGGCCCGTGATCCGGGAGGAGGACGCCGAGTCGGTCACCGCGCGCGTCCGTGCCGCTCTGGGCGACGCGCAGGTGCACCTGGCCGGATCGCGCCGCATGGGCTGTGCGCTTCCGGGGTCGGACCTGGACCTGGTGGCGGTGCTGCCGGGTCCGGCCGATGTGGCCCTCGTACGGGACCGGGTGGCTGCGGCGCTGCCCGAGGCGGGGCGGCTGCGCGAGGTGGCGGGGGCGCGGGTGCCGGGGCTGCGCTTCCGCGTCGGCGGACTGTCGGTGGATCTGGTCACGGTGGCCACCGACGGGCCGGATCCGGCGCACGCGGTGGCACGGCGGGCCGAGCTGGGCGAGGCGGCCGCGCTCGCGCTGAGCGCCGTCGGCGACGCCGAGGCCGTACGGGAACGGGTGGGCGCGGATCGGAATGCCGCGTTCGCCGGGCTGGCGCGGCAGGTGAAGGCGTGGGCCCGGGCCCGGGGGCTGGACTCGGCGCCGTTCGGCGGGCTGCCCGGGCTGGCCTGGGCGGTTCTCGCGGCGCGCACGGTGGAGGAGGCCGGGGCGCTGCCGCCCGATGCCCTGCTGCGCGAGTTCTTCGGCCGGTGGGCCGCCTGGGACTGGCGTGTGCCCGTCTCGCTGTCGGCGGCGGGCCCGGGCGAGGTGGCGGAGGGGCCGGATGCGGTCACGGTCCTGACCCCCTCGGAACCGGTGCGCAGCTGCACGGCCCAGGTCGGGCCGGGCCTGCGCGACCTGCTGGTCCAGGAGTTGTACGCGGCCTGGGAGGTGCTGGAGTCCGGCCCCGCGGACCGCGGGTGGGCCCCGGGACCGCCGCCGCTGCACCGTCGGCACGCCGCCTGGGCGTTGGTGACCGTACGGACGGCCTCCGAGGGGGAGTTCGAGGAGACCCTGGGCCGGGTGCGGGGGCGGCTGCGGGCCCTGCTCGGCGCGCTGGAGGAGGCCGGTGTCACGGACGCGCACGCCTGGCCCCGCCCCTTCGCGTCGGGCCCGGCCCTGGCCCGCTACGCGATCGGCCTCGGCGCCGCTCCCCCGGACGCGGCGCGCCTGGCCGCCCTGGCCGGCCCCTGGCGGACCGGCCTGCCGGGGGTCGAGGTCTCCTGGGCGGCCGGCGGCGAGGTGCCGGACCTGGTGTGA